The following coding sequences lie in one Pan paniscus chromosome X, NHGRI_mPanPan1-v2.0_pri, whole genome shotgun sequence genomic window:
- the FAM120C gene encoding constitutive coactivator of PPAR-gamma-like protein 2 isoform X2 → MGVQGFQEFLEKRCPGAVVPVDLLKLARTVSRQQQQQHLHRQLPPTAALAPGAPRAARGSVPLQPPLPPAALGAYSGGAGPTRHHHPAHHFHHHGQAQPGLHPPLPPPPPPPLPGARVLVDAGSALPRLYGGYQTDWVCGGQWNAMLGYLSALCQACAYPGGDGLELVVMFPGGLGKDRLAEWGRRCQAERQTAQLIVGHVGNKGTPPPRAWFLPPACLSHCVRLALIRFRVKQAAML, encoded by the coding sequence ATGGGTGTCCAGGGCTTCCAAGAGTTCCTGGAGAAGCGCTGTCCCGGGGCCGTGGTGCCCGTGGACCTCCTAAAACTCGCGCGCACGGTCTCgcgccagcagcagcagcagcacttgCACCGCCAGCTGCCGCCGACTGCAGCCCTAGCGCCCGGGGCTCCACGCGCCGCCAGGGGCTCCGTGCCTCTGCAACCGCCGCTTCCGCCCGCTGCCTTGGGTGCCTACTCCGGGGGCGCGGGGCCGACTCGGCACCATCACCCCGCTCACCACTTCCACCATCATGGCCAGGCGCAGCCCGGGCTGCATCctccgctgccgccgccgccgccccctccGCTGCCCGGGGCCCGGGTGCTGGTGGACGCCGGCTCGGCGCTGCCGCGGCTCTATGGCGGCTACCAGACGGATTGGGTGTGTGGCGGCCAATGGAACGCCATGCTGGGCTACTTGTCAGCGCTGTGCCAGGCTTGTGCCTATCCTGGCGGCGACGGCCTGGAGCTCGTGGTCATGTTCCCGGGGGGCCTGGGCAAGGACCGGCTGGCCGAGTGGGGCCGTCGGTGCCAGGCCGAGCGGCAGACAGCGCAACTGATCGTGGGACACGTGGGCAACAAGGGCACCCCTCCACCGCGGGCCTGGTTCCTGCCACCGGCCTGCCTGAGCCACTGCGTGAGGCTAGCACTCATCCGCTTCCGGGTCAAG